From Desulfonatronovibrio hydrogenovorans DSM 9292:
CCCAGGATGCAGCAGTTTGATGAGCGGACCAGAAGTTCCGCCAGAACCTTGGGGCCATGAATAAGCTTGCTCCTGGAACCGGCGGTCATTACCTGAACAACATGAACCTTTTTCTTACGGATAATCCATGAACCCAAAAGAATACCTCCAGACCATTCTGTCCGATGTTCTCAAAGAGATGGATCTGGCCTGGCCGGAAAAAGCAACTATAGAACCGCCCAGGGAAAAAAAATTCGGTGACCTGGCCTGTAACGTAGCCATGATCCTCAGCAAACAGGCAAGTCAGAATCCCAGGCAGCTGGCCGAACAGATCAAGAATAGTTTAAGCAGTCATACCCGTGACTTGAAAACAATTGAAATCGCCGGGCCCGGTTTTCTGAACTTCACCTTTAACAAAGAATACTGGCTGACCACCCTGGACCGGATCAGCAAGGAAACGGAATCCTATGGATCTTCCGACTTTGGCCAGGGATCAAAGGTCCAGGTTGAATATGTATCTGCCAATCCCACTGGACCCCTCCATATAGGCCATGGCCGGGGCGCAGCTGTTGGGGATTCACTGGCCAGGATCATGCGTTTTGCCGGTTATGAGGTCACAACTGAATATTACCTCAACGACGCCGGCAGGCAAATGAATGTCCTGGGAATTTCCACCTGGATCAGATACCAGAACCTGTGCGGCTTGCAGATAGCCCTTGATCCGGACCACTACCAGGGCGAATACTTGATAGAGGTTGCTGAAACCCTGCACAATGAATACAGCATCAGCCTCCTGGACATGCCAGAGGAAAGGGCTGTTTCAATCTGCCGGGAAAGGGCCATGGAAACCATTCTGGACGGCATCAAACAGGACCTTCAGGAATTTCGGGTTGAGCATCAGATCTGGTTTTCCGAAAACAGCCTTATCCAGGACAATAAGGTTGAGCAGACCATTGACTGGCTGAAGAAAAACAACATGGCCTACGATATGGACGGGGCTGTATGGTTTAAAAGTACCATCCTGGGTGATGACAAGGACCGGGTTTTGCAAAAGTCCGACAGCACCCTGACCTATTTTGCTTCGGACATAGCCTATCATAAAGACAAGTACGACCGCGGCTTTGACCTGGTTGTGGATATCTGGGGAGCTGATCATCACGGATATGTTCCCAGAATGAAGGCCGCAGTTCAGGCCCTGGGCAGACCGGCCCAGAGCCTGGAGGTCATCCTGGTTCAACTGGTCAACCTGCTCAGGGAAGGTGAACAGGTGGCCATGTCCACCAGGTCCGGCCAGTTTGTTCCTCTGAAGGACGTCATCCAGGAAGTTGGAACTGATGCCTGCCGGTTTATATTTCTAAGCCGCAAGAGTGACAGCCATCTGGACTTTGATCTTGAAGTGGTCAAAAGAAAGACCATGGATAATCCTGTTTACTATGTCCAGTACGCCCACGCCAGAATCTGTTCCCTGTTTGCCAAAGCAGAGGAAAGAGGAATATCAGCTCTGAACAGGGATCTGGATTTAAAGCTTTTAGACACTCAGGAAGATATTGATCTTTTGAAAAAAATGGCTGAATTCCCGGAAGTGGTAGCATCATCAGCCAAAAATCTCAGCCCCCATCATCTGAGCTACTATCTGATGGAGCTTGCAGGTCTGCTGCACAGGTACTATACTGTACATCCCGTTTTAGCGGCCGACAACCAGGATCTCATTCAGGCCAGAATGGTCCTGTTCAATGCCGTGGCAGTGGTTCTGAAAAACGGCCTTAAACTCCTGGGAGTAACCGCTCCGGAAAGAATGTGAGCATATGGCAGCCAGAAACCAGAAAAAAAAGGGCCCCAAAGCCAGCCCAGGGTTCAAGCTTGAGCTGAACTTTACCAGAGCACTGTCTCTGGGGGCCTTTATAATCCTGGCCGTGGTCTGGTCTTTTATCCTGGGGGTCTTTATCGGCCGGGGCTATGATCCGGAAGATGTGATACCGGATATTTCCAGGATAATCCCTGACTCTACAGAGGAACGCAGCGTTCCCAGGGTCTTGCGGCCCGAAGAGCTGGAATTTTTTGACAAGCTCAGGTCAACTCCGTCCCAGCCTGCTCCTGCAGCACCAGCCCCGCCTGCCCCCCAGGCAAGGATTGATCCTCAACCCCGAATCGAGCCTCGGCCTGATCCTGCTCCTGCACCTGAAACCGTTCCCAGGGAAAAGTTTGTCTACACTTATCAGGTTGGCTCCTTTCAGACCATGGAACGGGCCGGCCGTCTCCAGCAGATGCTCATGGACGACGGCATTACAGCCAGCATCACCAAGGCCTTTGCCGGGGATGAACCCTGGTTCAGGGTCATTGTTGAATTTGAAACTTCTGCTGAAGAGGCTCCAGCCATGATGGAGCAGCTCAAAAAACATGGAATCAACCAGCCCCTGTTCAGGGGGAAACGTCCATCATGAGAGTGATTATCAGACTTGACCAGACAAAATGATTGACATGAACTCGGTTTTGAGCTTTAGATTTTCAACTTTGCCGGAGCAGGAACCACAGAACAACGTTCCAGTTCATATCAATATTCCCGCCATGGAGGATACCTAAACATGTTTACAGAAACTTTTGTTCCTAGCCGAGCCTTTTTTACCCGAGGAATCGGGCGTCATAAAAACAAGCTCCAGTCTTTCGAACTGGCCCTTAGGGATGCCGGAATCGAAAAACAGAATCTGGTATATGTTTCAAGTATATTTCCCCCGAACTGCAAAATGCTTTCTGTAGAGGAAGGGGTCAAGGAACTGCTTCCGGGCCAGATCACTTTCTGCGTTATGGCCAGGAATGCTACCAATGAAAAGGGCAGGCTTGTTGGATCCGCTGTGGGCATGGCCTTTCCTGCTGCCCAGAGCCAGTACGGTTACATATCCGAACACACTGCATTTGGAGCTGATGAAAACGAGATCGGTGACTTTGCCGAAGATCTGGCCTCCACCATGCTGGCCACCACCCTAGGCATAGATTTCGATCCGGAAAAGGATTATGATCAGCGCAGGCAGATCTACATGATGAGCGGACAGATTGTGGACTCGGCTTCTGCTCCTTGTGTTACAACCGGTGTAGCCGGTCTGTGGACAACAACCATATCAGCTGCTGTCTTTCTTCCCTGATTTTCATTAATTCCCAATGCAGTCCGGACTGCCCCGGCGGTCCGGACCAACCTTGGATTAAAAGATGTATAACAACTTTCTGGACCTGGAGTCATCAGAACAGGGAACATTCCCCGTCCATGTCTGGCCGGTTCCTTATCAGGGAACGGTCAGTTTCGGTGATGGAACCAAAAACGGCCCGGAAGCAATTCTCAAGGCCAGTTATCAGATCGAGCCTTATGACCCTGAGCTTGATACAGACATAAGCCGGCTCTGCTTTTTCAAAACCCTGCCCTTTCACCGGGTCAGTGCAGGCGGTCCAGGCCATCTTTACCAGGAAATGAAAGATTATCTGAGTAATTTTGATCCAGGCCGGGACTTTTTTTTGACCTTGGGCGGAGAACATTCCATAACTTATCCCCTGGTGGACTTTTACGCCCGAAAATACCCGGATCTGGCTGTAATCCAGCTGGATGCCCATGCTGACCTGAGGCCGGAATTCGAAGGAAGCCCCTATTCCCATGCCTGTGTCATGGCCAGGATCAGGGATCTGGGCCTTAAAACAGTGCAGATGGGTATCAGAAGCCTGGACAAGGGTGAATCTCTGCTTATCAGCAGCAGCCCCGAACATATTCTCCCCCTCTATCCCTGGGACCTCCCGACCCCTGAGCAGGCTGCGTCCAGGGTCAAAAAATTCATCGGCACGTCTCCTGTTTATGTTTCCTTTGACGCTGATGGACTTGACCCTTCCATTATGCCCGGCACAGGAACCCCGGAGCCAGGAGGGCTGTCCTATGGCTGGGTTAAGGATTTCTGGAAGGCCTTATGGCCCGGCCCAAGGCTGGTGGGTATGGACTTTTGCGAGCTGTCCCCCCTGCCGGGAAGCGTTGTTTCTGAGTCAGTGGCAGTAAAATCCATTCTCAAAATTCTGGCCACCTACTTTTCCAGACTGCGGGAATAAGTGATCTCAAGTCTGATCAACAGATAACTAACCGGGTAAAATCAGTTCAGCATGAAAAAAAAGAAAGCCATCCGAACCATCGAATCCCTGCACAATCCCGGAGAAATGGGGCTTAAGCCCCTGGTATCCCTTGATCCTGACCAAATCGACGATTTTGACGATCTCTTACAGGCCATGTCCAAGACATCCTTCAGCGGCCGCAGCCTTGGCGAATCCCTGGATGTTCTGGAGGAAATGGTCACCGACCCTGACTGCTGCGTGGTCGGCACTTTTTCCGGGGCCATGACCGTGGCTAAAATGGGCACCCTGATCTGCAAGATGATTGAGGAGGGATGGCTCAATGTGGTCATTTCCACCGGAGCCCTTATGGCCCACGGGTTCATCGAGTCCATAGGTCTTAAACATTATAAGTATGAAAAAGAGCTCATGGACGATAAAGAGCTCTTCAAGCACGGATTTAACCGGGTCTACGACACCCTGGAACCTGAAATTAACTTCATCAGGGCTGAAGACATCATCCACAAGGTCATGCAGGGCATTGACCCCAATGAAATCCTGTGTTCAGAAAAAATCTGCCGGAAAATCGGACAGTACCTCAATGCCAATATCGAAGGCAGAGGAATCTTGAAGAGTGCCTACCAGCATGGGGTCCCGGTTTATATACCGGCTTTTACTGATTCTGAACTGGCCCTGGACATTGCCACCCATATTTTAAGGATCAAAACAGACGCTCTGGAAGGTGAGGATTTTTCAAGTATCCCCTATCCGTTCAACCCCTTTCACGATCTTTTGAGCTATACCAGAAAAATAGCCAAATCCAAAAAAATCGGGATCTTCACCATAGGCGGGGGAGTGCCCAGGAATTGGGGTCAGCAGGTGGGACCTTTTCTGGAAATAGCCAATCAGCGCCTAAAGGAAGTGGACCTTCCCCTGAGAAGGTTTCAGTATGGAGTCCGGATATGCCCGGAACCGGTTCACTGGGGGGGACTCTCAGGATGTACTTACCAGGAAGGGATATCCTGGGGTAAATTTGTTCCCAGAAGCGAGGGCGGCAGGTATGCAGAGATATACTCCGATGCC
This genomic window contains:
- the argS gene encoding arginine--tRNA ligase, which produces MNPKEYLQTILSDVLKEMDLAWPEKATIEPPREKKFGDLACNVAMILSKQASQNPRQLAEQIKNSLSSHTRDLKTIEIAGPGFLNFTFNKEYWLTTLDRISKETESYGSSDFGQGSKVQVEYVSANPTGPLHIGHGRGAAVGDSLARIMRFAGYEVTTEYYLNDAGRQMNVLGISTWIRYQNLCGLQIALDPDHYQGEYLIEVAETLHNEYSISLLDMPEERAVSICRERAMETILDGIKQDLQEFRVEHQIWFSENSLIQDNKVEQTIDWLKKNNMAYDMDGAVWFKSTILGDDKDRVLQKSDSTLTYFASDIAYHKDKYDRGFDLVVDIWGADHHGYVPRMKAAVQALGRPAQSLEVILVQLVNLLREGEQVAMSTRSGQFVPLKDVIQEVGTDACRFIFLSRKSDSHLDFDLEVVKRKTMDNPVYYVQYAHARICSLFAKAEERGISALNRDLDLKLLDTQEDIDLLKKMAEFPEVVASSAKNLSPHHLSYYLMELAGLLHRYYTVHPVLAADNQDLIQARMVLFNAVAVVLKNGLKLLGVTAPERM
- a CDS encoding SPOR domain-containing protein, whose translation is MAARNQKKKGPKASPGFKLELNFTRALSLGAFIILAVVWSFILGVFIGRGYDPEDVIPDISRIIPDSTEERSVPRVLRPEELEFFDKLRSTPSQPAPAAPAPPAPQARIDPQPRIEPRPDPAPAPETVPREKFVYTYQVGSFQTMERAGRLQQMLMDDGITASITKAFAGDEPWFRVIVEFETSAEEAPAMMEQLKKHGINQPLFRGKRPS
- a CDS encoding pyruvoyl-dependent arginine decarboxylase, with the translated sequence MFTETFVPSRAFFTRGIGRHKNKLQSFELALRDAGIEKQNLVYVSSIFPPNCKMLSVEEGVKELLPGQITFCVMARNATNEKGRLVGSAVGMAFPAAQSQYGYISEHTAFGADENEIGDFAEDLASTMLATTLGIDFDPEKDYDQRRQIYMMSGQIVDSASAPCVTTGVAGLWTTTISAAVFLP
- the speB gene encoding agmatinase; protein product: MYNNFLDLESSEQGTFPVHVWPVPYQGTVSFGDGTKNGPEAILKASYQIEPYDPELDTDISRLCFFKTLPFHRVSAGGPGHLYQEMKDYLSNFDPGRDFFLTLGGEHSITYPLVDFYARKYPDLAVIQLDAHADLRPEFEGSPYSHACVMARIRDLGLKTVQMGIRSLDKGESLLISSSPEHILPLYPWDLPTPEQAASRVKKFIGTSPVYVSFDADGLDPSIMPGTGTPEPGGLSYGWVKDFWKALWPGPRLVGMDFCELSPLPGSVVSESVAVKSILKILATYFSRLRE
- a CDS encoding deoxyhypusine synthase family protein; translation: MKKKKAIRTIESLHNPGEMGLKPLVSLDPDQIDDFDDLLQAMSKTSFSGRSLGESLDVLEEMVTDPDCCVVGTFSGAMTVAKMGTLICKMIEEGWLNVVISTGALMAHGFIESIGLKHYKYEKELMDDKELFKHGFNRVYDTLEPEINFIRAEDIIHKVMQGIDPNEILCSEKICRKIGQYLNANIEGRGILKSAYQHGVPVYIPAFTDSELALDIATHILRIKTDALEGEDFSSIPYPFNPFHDLLSYTRKIAKSKKIGIFTIGGGVPRNWGQQVGPFLEIANQRLKEVDLPLRRFQYGVRICPEPVHWGGLSGCTYQEGISWGKFVPRSEGGRYAEIYSDATIAWPILIKGLQQRLAKKK